From Halomicrobium salinisoli, the proteins below share one genomic window:
- a CDS encoding polysaccharide biosynthesis C-terminal domain-containing protein, with amino-acid sequence MTLRLGREATLHFASQVGVTLAGFVASFVIARVGGADVFGLYSVAVAVMFWLNVPTTAISTAMTKRLSEGIDRPTFLATGLLLEGGLAVVLGLGVAAVSPVLQGYVTAPTGPLLGLLVAANVGLVAVVGALQGEKKVAASGGLKTVERVVRSALHVGLVLLGYGASALVGGHVLSLLVAAAIGAYLLNLDVGRPSMAAARSLVEYARFSWLGKLKTRAFGWMDTIVLAAFAVGPGLIGVYEIAWNVASIFALLATSVRSTLFPELSELAADDGYEQVHHLLNEGMVFTGLFLIPGLFGAAVVGRGVLAIYGSEFTRGATILVVLVFARLLAAYGNQLLNVANAVDRPDVAFRVNSVFVTANLAFNVAFVSAFGWRGAAAATALSGSLVLILGYRSLRGIIGRPNVPWAELGKQAGAATLMALTVAALQTVLPRSHYVTVLLVGVGAAVYALALVSVSERVRTKAVALVPADAAPSAFGK; translated from the coding sequence ATGACGCTCCGCCTCGGCCGCGAGGCGACGCTCCACTTCGCCTCGCAGGTCGGCGTCACTCTCGCGGGGTTCGTCGCCTCGTTCGTCATCGCGCGGGTCGGCGGTGCCGACGTGTTCGGCCTCTACTCCGTCGCCGTCGCCGTCATGTTCTGGCTGAACGTCCCGACGACGGCGATCAGCACCGCGATGACCAAGCGCCTGAGCGAGGGGATCGATCGCCCGACCTTCCTCGCGACGGGGCTGCTGCTCGAGGGGGGACTCGCGGTCGTCCTCGGGCTCGGCGTCGCCGCCGTGAGTCCGGTGCTCCAGGGGTACGTCACGGCGCCCACCGGGCCCCTGCTGGGACTGCTGGTCGCGGCCAACGTCGGACTGGTCGCCGTCGTCGGCGCGCTGCAGGGCGAGAAGAAGGTCGCGGCCTCCGGCGGCCTCAAGACCGTCGAGCGCGTCGTGCGCTCGGCGCTGCACGTCGGTCTCGTCCTCCTCGGGTACGGGGCGTCGGCGCTGGTCGGGGGGCACGTCCTCTCGCTGCTGGTCGCCGCGGCCATCGGCGCGTATCTGCTGAACCTCGACGTGGGCCGCCCGTCGATGGCGGCGGCGCGGAGCCTGGTCGAGTACGCCCGCTTCTCGTGGCTCGGCAAGCTGAAGACCCGCGCTTTCGGCTGGATGGACACCATCGTCCTCGCCGCGTTCGCGGTCGGGCCCGGCCTGATCGGCGTCTACGAGATCGCCTGGAACGTCGCGTCGATCTTCGCGCTGCTGGCCACCTCCGTCCGGAGCACGCTCTTCCCGGAGCTCAGCGAACTGGCGGCCGACGACGGGTACGAGCAGGTCCACCACCTCCTCAACGAGGGGATGGTGTTCACGGGGCTGTTCCTGATCCCCGGCCTGTTCGGGGCGGCCGTCGTCGGCAGGGGCGTGCTGGCCATCTACGGGAGCGAGTTCACGCGGGGAGCGACGATCCTCGTCGTCCTCGTGTTCGCCAGGCTGCTCGCGGCGTACGGCAACCAGCTGCTCAACGTCGCCAACGCCGTGGACCGCCCCGATGTCGCCTTCCGCGTCAACAGCGTCTTCGTGACGGCGAACCTCGCGTTCAACGTCGCCTTCGTCTCCGCGTTCGGCTGGCGCGGGGCCGCCGCCGCGACGGCGCTGTCCGGCTCGCTCGTCCTGATACTCGGCTACCGGTCGCTACGGGGCATCATCGGTCGACCGAACGTGCCGTGGGCGGAACTCGGCAAGCAGGCCGGTGCGGCGACGCTGATGGCGCTCACCGTCGCCGCGCTCCAGACGGTCCTGCCCCGGAGCCACTACGTGACGGTGCTGCTCGTCGGCGTCGGCGCGGCCGTCTACGCGCTCGCGCTGGTCTCGGTGTCCGAGCGCGTCCGGACGAAGGCCGTGGCGCTGGTCCCGGCGGACGCGGCGCCCAGCGCGTTCGGGAAGTGA
- a CDS encoding sulfatase translates to MDAPNVVWITLDSVRSDHTTVGGYERDTTPAMADLGARGHAFDTCISHSKSTLPSSGAILTGLAPSRNTLGISGDVLPDGVPTVAERFSDAGYHTACLSRNSFVSPATGLDRGFDRFRWLASETMTELPPSTLVKYLLNIRRHSAGLTRDTAKHATPYLMNETARRWLDDVGGEQPFFFYLHYNEPHRPYYPPLSYIDRYTDDLEMDPREAAEFALEVHHDAEEIVANGCDLSDDEWAALRAMYDAEIAYTDEMVGRLVDHVRSLPLGDTVVVVTADHGELFGEHGLLSHWHVLSDAVTRVPLVLSGLDADLAVSGDDVVQHADVMRTLLEAAGADADGTVGVDLRSESREYAVSQRGPIDFDAVYEHNEDFDASRFHLPALTSLRTETYRYQESEAGADLFALPDEVTDVSDERPDLAAELSAELDEWYERHGQPIDAGERGEFSGAVQRQLRDLGYVE, encoded by the coding sequence ATGGACGCGCCCAACGTCGTCTGGATCACCCTCGACAGCGTCCGGTCCGATCACACGACCGTCGGCGGCTACGAGCGCGACACGACGCCCGCCATGGCCGACCTCGGAGCCCGCGGACACGCATTCGACACCTGCATCAGCCACAGCAAGTCGACCCTCCCGTCCAGCGGCGCGATACTGACCGGCCTCGCCCCGTCCCGGAACACGCTGGGGATCAGCGGCGACGTCCTCCCCGACGGCGTCCCGACGGTCGCCGAGCGGTTCTCCGACGCCGGGTACCACACGGCGTGTCTCTCGCGGAACTCGTTCGTCAGCCCCGCGACGGGGCTCGACCGCGGGTTCGATCGGTTCCGCTGGCTGGCTTCGGAGACGATGACGGAGCTCCCCCCGTCGACGCTCGTCAAGTACCTCCTCAACATCCGGCGACACTCGGCGGGGCTGACGCGGGACACGGCGAAACACGCCACGCCGTACCTCATGAACGAGACGGCCAGGCGCTGGCTCGACGACGTCGGCGGCGAGCAGCCGTTCTTCTTCTACCTCCACTACAACGAACCCCACCGGCCCTACTACCCGCCGCTGTCGTACATCGACCGCTACACCGACGACCTGGAGATGGACCCCCGAGAGGCCGCCGAGTTCGCCCTCGAGGTCCACCACGACGCGGAGGAGATCGTCGCGAACGGCTGCGACCTGAGCGACGACGAGTGGGCGGCGCTCCGGGCGATGTACGACGCCGAGATCGCCTACACCGACGAGATGGTCGGCCGGCTCGTCGATCACGTCCGGTCGCTCCCGCTCGGCGACACCGTCGTCGTCGTGACCGCCGACCACGGCGAACTCTTCGGCGAACACGGCCTGCTCTCGCACTGGCACGTCCTCTCGGACGCCGTCACGCGCGTCCCGCTGGTGCTCTCGGGCCTCGACGCCGACCTGGCGGTGTCGGGCGACGACGTCGTCCAGCACGCGGACGTGATGCGGACGCTGCTGGAGGCGGCCGGCGCCGACGCCGACGGGACGGTGGGCGTCGACCTCCGGTCGGAGTCGCGGGAGTACGCCGTCTCGCAGCGCGGCCCGATCGACTTCGACGCCGTCTACGAGCACAACGAGGACTTCGACGCCTCGCGGTTCCACCTGCCGGCGCTGACCTCCCTCCGGACCGAGACCTACCGCTACCAGGAGAGCGAGGCCGGCGCCGACCTGTTCGCGCTCCCGGACGAGGTGACGGACGTGTCCGACGAGCGGCCGGACCTCGCGGCGGAGCTCTCGGCGGAACTCGACGAGTGGTACGAGCGACACGGCCAGCCGATCGACGCCGGCGAGCGCGGTGAGTTCTCCGGGGCCGTCCAGCGACAGCTGCGCGACCTCGGCTACGTCGAATGA
- a CDS encoding sulfatase codes for MDKVLLLTIDSLRAGHVGYHGYERDTTPNIDALAADGSRFTSAFAHAGSTKYSFPGILTSVTPLSYGGYDRVSERQTVVSEAFDEAGYRTGGFHSNLFLSADFGYDRGWDEFFDSSPDESFLSKARRFAKVNLEGTPVFSVLQRGYDFIESSSGVNVGSYHVPADDITDRAIDFLDRGGDEPTFLWVHYMDVHHPFLPPEEYQLEFRDDVVSDQESIKLRRKCIEEPENVTEEERETLIDLYDAEILFNDAEIGRLVEAVEDEWDDYLLALTSDHGDHFLERGYFGGADGYDIKTHVPLFVSGWDDEGSYDDLVGLSDVPPTLLDAADLPAPDSYQGHSLRGLVESGDWPREEVFGGWNDEDGTNYVVREPDWKFIQFSDGREELYYLPDDPDERDNLVDERADERSRLDGKLDDHRSRIQRTSDEGVARPDVNEDVKERLRRLGYDE; via the coding sequence ATGGACAAGGTCCTCCTACTCACCATCGATTCCTTGCGGGCGGGGCACGTCGGCTACCACGGCTACGAGCGTGACACGACGCCGAACATCGACGCCCTGGCGGCCGACGGCAGCCGATTCACCAGCGCCTTCGCACACGCCGGCTCCACGAAGTACTCCTTCCCGGGGATCCTGACCAGCGTGACCCCGCTCTCCTACGGGGGCTACGACCGCGTCTCCGAGCGACAGACCGTCGTCTCCGAGGCGTTCGACGAGGCCGGCTACCGGACCGGCGGGTTCCACTCCAACCTCTTCCTCTCGGCCGACTTCGGGTACGACCGCGGCTGGGACGAGTTCTTCGACTCCAGCCCGGACGAGAGCTTCCTCTCGAAGGCCCGCCGGTTCGCCAAGGTGAACCTCGAGGGGACGCCCGTCTTCTCGGTCCTCCAGCGTGGCTACGACTTCATCGAGTCGTCCTCCGGCGTCAACGTCGGCTCCTACCACGTCCCCGCCGACGACATCACGGACCGCGCCATCGACTTCCTGGACCGGGGCGGCGACGAGCCGACCTTCCTGTGGGTCCACTACATGGACGTCCACCACCCGTTCCTGCCGCCCGAGGAGTACCAGCTGGAGTTCCGCGACGACGTCGTGAGCGACCAGGAGTCGATCAAGCTCCGCCGGAAGTGCATCGAGGAGCCGGAGAACGTCACCGAGGAGGAGCGGGAGACCCTGATCGACCTGTACGACGCCGAGATCCTGTTCAACGACGCCGAGATCGGCCGGCTCGTCGAGGCCGTCGAAGACGAGTGGGACGACTACTTGCTCGCGCTCACCAGCGACCACGGGGACCACTTCCTCGAGCGGGGCTACTTCGGCGGCGCCGACGGCTACGACATCAAGACTCACGTCCCGCTGTTCGTGTCCGGCTGGGACGACGAGGGCTCGTACGACGACCTCGTGGGCCTGTCCGACGTCCCCCCGACGCTGCTCGACGCCGCCGACCTTCCGGCTCCGGACTCCTACCAGGGGCACAGCCTGCGGGGGCTCGTCGAGTCCGGCGACTGGCCCCGCGAGGAGGTGTTCGGCGGCTGGAACGACGAGGACGGGACCAACTACGTCGTCCGGGAGCCCGACTGGAAGTTCATCCAGTTCTCCGACGGGCGGGAGGAGCTGTACTACCTCCCCGACGACCCGGACGAGCGCGACAACCTCGTCGACGAGCGCGCCGACGAGCGCAGCCGGCTGGACGGGAAGCTGGACGACCACCGCTCCCGCATCCAGCGCACGTCGGACGAGGGCGTCGCGCGACCCGACGTGAACGAGGACGTCAAAGAGCGGCTTCGCCGGCTCGGGTACGACGAGTAG
- a CDS encoding lipopolysaccharide biosynthesis protein has translation MRLSKTALVHFAGQVVISVAGFGATFAIARLEGESVLGLYSVAVALGFYLLVIPTQAIGNAVKKRMSEGDDRQAYFGVGLLVNGGLGIAVAVGVALLGVAIDAVALPGDVTMVRVIDAYSLEIAALVLSTSAFWTVRSALDGTKRVGTSGLLQAGERVLRTGLQVGLLVAGFGVLGLIGGHAAALAVAAAAGLAIVGTGRVPTRTHVSSVLSYARYAWLGTLRSRIYGWFDTFVLAFFVSSGLIGIYEAAWGLASLLAVVSTSVRATLFPEVSELSVDDEYERIRSILHDGLVFSGVFVIPGLVGAAIVGRRVLEFYRPSFGQGAGILVILIAAYGADVYGQQFLNVVNATDNPSLAYRVNKWFIAVSVVLTVSLAWVFGWYGAAAATASASVIRTVFSYHVLREIVGSVPLPVGEIGREVLAAGIMAAVLVPLQRAVPGGNPWTLALVGAGAAVYGVSLYALSTTVRGKVDGLVGGRLDRA, from the coding sequence ATGCGACTTAGCAAGACGGCGCTGGTCCACTTCGCCGGCCAGGTCGTCATCTCGGTCGCCGGGTTCGGGGCCACCTTCGCCATCGCGCGCCTCGAGGGTGAGAGCGTCCTCGGCCTCTACTCTGTTGCCGTGGCGCTCGGGTTCTACCTGCTCGTCATCCCGACGCAGGCCATCGGCAACGCCGTCAAAAAGCGGATGAGCGAGGGCGACGACCGGCAGGCGTACTTCGGCGTCGGACTGCTCGTGAACGGGGGCCTGGGGATCGCGGTCGCCGTCGGCGTCGCACTCCTCGGGGTCGCGATCGACGCCGTGGCCCTGCCGGGCGACGTGACCATGGTCCGGGTAATCGACGCCTACAGCCTCGAGATCGCCGCGCTCGTGCTGAGCACCTCGGCGTTCTGGACCGTCAGGTCGGCGCTCGACGGCACGAAGCGGGTGGGGACGAGCGGGCTCCTGCAGGCCGGCGAGCGGGTCCTCAGGACGGGACTGCAGGTGGGGCTGCTCGTCGCCGGCTTCGGCGTCCTCGGGCTCATCGGCGGTCACGCCGCGGCGCTCGCCGTGGCGGCCGCCGCGGGGCTCGCCATCGTCGGCACCGGCCGCGTCCCGACGCGAACGCACGTCAGCAGCGTCCTCTCGTACGCACGGTACGCCTGGCTCGGGACGCTGCGATCGCGGATCTACGGCTGGTTCGACACGTTCGTCCTCGCCTTCTTCGTCTCCAGCGGTCTCATCGGCATCTACGAGGCCGCGTGGGGGCTGGCGTCGCTGCTGGCGGTCGTGAGCACGTCGGTCAGGGCGACGCTGTTCCCCGAGGTGAGCGAGCTGTCCGTCGACGACGAGTACGAGCGGATCAGGTCGATCCTGCACGACGGCCTGGTGTTCAGCGGCGTGTTCGTGATCCCCGGCCTGGTCGGGGCCGCGATCGTGGGGCGTCGCGTCCTCGAGTTCTACCGCCCGAGCTTCGGCCAGGGCGCGGGCATCCTCGTCATCCTCATCGCGGCCTACGGGGCGGACGTCTACGGCCAGCAGTTCCTCAACGTGGTCAACGCGACGGACAACCCCAGCCTGGCCTACCGCGTCAACAAGTGGTTCATCGCGGTCAGCGTCGTCCTGACGGTCTCGCTCGCCTGGGTGTTCGGCTGGTACGGGGCGGCCGCTGCGACCGCGAGCGCGTCCGTGATCCGCACCGTGTTCAGCTACCACGTCCTCCGGGAGATAGTCGGATCGGTCCCGCTGCCGGTCGGCGAGATCGGACGGGAGGTCCTCGCGGCCGGAATCATGGCGGCCGTCCTCGTCCCGCTGCAGCGGGCCGTTCCCGGCGGGAACCCGTGGACGCTGGCGCTCGTCGGCGCCGGAGCGGCCGTGTACGGCGTCTCGCTGTACGCGCTCTCGACGACGGTCCGCGGCAAGGTCGACGGGCTGGTCGGCGGACGGCTAGACCGCGCATAA
- a CDS encoding alkaline phosphatase family protein, with translation MTLVVLGIDALDPDLVDPGEHPNLCLDHHRSIDTIDSHAGEPSTHELWPTIITGLSPADHGLELDDGVAWENPLLRHGSALADRLLPDALQTRIGAWLLTNTDADAFRTPATYYEERGVETVFDGRDAKPIGIPNYVVDPDAEDREHALRRSLGDLFERDPEATGGHRSSDPHEFYEQCMEMAMIRIARARRALRGGRHELVFAYTSGLDLIGHVTYDLPDLQMEAYAELDQFVGELRADLGEDDELLLVSDHGLQDGVHTHEAMIAGTDERLVEGVDSVLTVRDAIEAALSRADHAATETTATETDEDRAAAVQEQLEDLGYM, from the coding sequence ATGACGCTCGTCGTCCTGGGGATCGACGCACTCGATCCCGACCTCGTCGATCCAGGCGAGCACCCGAACCTCTGCCTCGATCACCACCGCTCCATCGACACCATCGACAGCCACGCCGGCGAGCCCAGCACCCACGAGCTCTGGCCGACGATCATCACCGGCCTCTCGCCCGCCGACCACGGGCTCGAACTCGACGACGGCGTCGCCTGGGAGAACCCGCTGCTCCGTCACGGGAGCGCCCTCGCCGACCGCCTGCTGCCGGACGCCCTCCAGACCCGCATCGGCGCGTGGCTCCTGACGAACACGGACGCCGACGCCTTCCGGACGCCGGCGACCTACTACGAGGAGCGCGGCGTCGAGACCGTCTTCGACGGCCGCGACGCGAAGCCCATCGGGATCCCGAACTACGTCGTCGACCCGGACGCCGAGGACCGGGAGCACGCGCTCCGGCGGAGCCTCGGCGACCTCTTCGAGCGCGACCCCGAGGCGACGGGCGGCCACCGGAGCTCCGATCCCCACGAGTTCTACGAGCAGTGCATGGAGATGGCGATGATCAGGATCGCTCGCGCCCGCAGGGCGCTGCGGGGCGGCCGCCACGAGCTGGTGTTCGCGTACACGAGCGGCCTGGACCTGATCGGCCACGTCACCTACGACCTGCCGGACCTCCAGATGGAGGCCTACGCCGAGCTGGACCAGTTCGTCGGCGAGCTCCGGGCGGACCTCGGCGAGGACGACGAGCTGCTGCTCGTCAGCGACCACGGGCTCCAGGACGGCGTCCACACGCACGAGGCGATGATCGCCGGGACGGACGAGCGACTCGTCGAGGGCGTCGACAGCGTCCTCACGGTCCGCGACGCGATCGAAGCGGCGCTGAGCCGCGCGGACCACGCCGCCACCGAGACGACGGCGACCGAGACCGACGAGGACCGCGCGGCCGCCGTACAGGAGCAGCTCGAAGACCTGGGGTACATGTGA